A window from Sphingobacteriales bacterium encodes these proteins:
- a CDS encoding LD-carboxypeptidase: MIRPPVLKENDAIGIVSPSGKILPELVLNAADVLSKYGFCVETGKYVFNTHHQFAGTDGERLEDFQRMLDDPEIKAILCSRGGYGAIRIIENLDFTSFCKKPKWIIGFSDITIFHAHLNNRLNTMSIHGPMTRMIAEQPDNESVRFLMAMLKGEKLNYSIPVHPFNHKGEVIGKLTGGNLAILTSLIGTPCDFNPDGKILFIEDIGEYLYRIDRMMWQLKLSGKLKGLKGLIVGQFTDMKDNNIPFGQTAYEIIASHLKDLDIPVVFGFPAGHEEVNWSLTSGANYRLQVDSEKVQLEEIQDTDI, from the coding sequence ATGATACGTCCGCCTGTTTTAAAAGAAAATGATGCTATCGGAATAGTTTCACCTTCAGGGAAAATTTTGCCTGAACTTGTGCTGAATGCTGCTGATGTATTATCAAAATATGGATTTTGCGTTGAAACAGGCAAATATGTTTTTAATACTCATCATCAATTTGCCGGTACTGACGGGGAAAGACTCGAAGATTTTCAAAGAATGCTTGACGATCCTGAGATTAAGGCAATCTTGTGCAGCCGTGGAGGCTATGGAGCGATCCGGATTATTGAAAATCTCGATTTTACTTCATTTTGTAAAAAACCAAAGTGGATAATTGGATTCAGTGACATTACAATTTTCCATGCCCATCTGAATAACCGGCTGAATACGATGAGTATTCATGGCCCGATGACCAGAATGATTGCAGAACAACCTGATAATGAGTCGGTCAGGTTTTTAATGGCTATGTTAAAGGGAGAAAAATTAAACTATTCAATTCCGGTTCATCCATTCAACCACAAAGGTGAAGTTATTGGAAAACTGACAGGTGGAAATCTGGCCATCTTAACCAGCCTCATCGGAACTCCCTGTGACTTCAATCCGGATGGAAAAATTTTGTTTATCGAGGATATTGGCGAATATCTTTATCGCATCGACCGGATGATGTGGCAGTTAAAACTGTCCGGTAAGCTGAAAGGATTAAAAGGCCTTATTGTGGGACAATTCACCGATATGAAAGACAACAATATTCCATTTGGACAGACAGCTTATGAAATTATTGCCTCTCATCTGAAAGACCTTGATATTCCTGTTGTTTTTGGTTTTCCTGCGGGTCATGAGGAAGTCAACTGGAGTTTGACATCAGGAGCAAATTACCGTCTGCAGGTGGACAGCGAAAAGGTACAACTGGAGGAAATTCAGGATACAGATATTTAA
- a CDS encoding class I tRNA ligase family protein codes for MVYPKRYTVTTALPYANGPVHIGHLAGVYVPADIYVRYLRMNGKEVIFIGGSDEHGVPITIKARQEGVSPQQIVDKYHEMIKKSFLDFGISFDIYSRTSMPLHHETAQAFFRKLHEKNVFTEDTIEQLYDEEAGMYLADRYITGTCPKCGYQEAYGDQCEKCGTSLSPTELINPKSVLSGSKPVLKKTKHWYLPLNQYEDWLKKWILEGKKDIWKTNVYGQCASWINEGLKPRAVTRDLDWGVPVPLSHAEGKVLYVWFDAPIGYISATREFTGDWEKWWKDPDTKL; via the coding sequence ATGGTTTATCCGAAAAGATACACAGTAACCACAGCCCTTCCCTATGCCAACGGGCCGGTACATATCGGACATCTGGCAGGCGTTTATGTTCCCGCTGATATTTATGTCAGATACCTGAGAATGAATGGGAAAGAGGTTATATTTATTGGCGGATCAGATGAGCATGGGGTTCCCATCACCATCAAAGCCCGTCAGGAAGGGGTCAGCCCGCAACAGATAGTCGACAAATACCATGAAATGATCAAAAAATCATTTCTCGATTTTGGAATTTCTTTTGACATCTACAGCCGTACATCCATGCCGCTCCACCACGAAACCGCACAGGCTTTTTTCAGAAAACTTCATGAAAAAAACGTTTTTACTGAAGATACCATCGAACAACTTTATGATGAAGAAGCCGGAATGTATCTGGCCGACCGCTATATTACAGGTACCTGCCCGAAATGCGGATATCAGGAAGCTTATGGCGATCAGTGTGAAAAATGCGGCACCTCCCTCAGTCCGACCGAGCTTATCAACCCGAAAAGTGTATTAAGCGGATCAAAACCGGTACTGAAAAAGACAAAACACTGGTATCTGCCACTCAATCAGTACGAAGACTGGCTGAAAAAGTGGATACTCGAAGGCAAAAAAGACATCTGGAAGACCAATGTTTACGGTCAATGTGCCTCGTGGATCAATGAGGGTCTTAAACCACGTGCCGTTACACGCGATCTCGACTGGGGTGTTCCTGTTCCCCTCAGCCATGCCGAAGGCAAAGTGCTGTACGTCTGGTTCGATGCTCCGATAGGTTATATTTCAGCTACCCGCGAGTTTACCGGTGACTGGGAAAAATGGTGGAAAGATCCGGATACCAAACTTG